In Fodinicola acaciae, the following proteins share a genomic window:
- a CDS encoding M1 family metallopeptidase, with protein sequence MRSKASRSTPAPGADRSTDPYLPEHGNGGYRVERYDLDLDYRVGPNRLSGVARLSVVATQALSRLSLDLSGFRVDRVLVDGKAAKFSRSGGKLHVKPAKAVQADASFRVEVRYSGNPRPVPGRWGDIGWDELTNGVLVASQPIGAPSWFPCNDHPSDRASYRVAISVDSPYVVLVTGNLVSRRQRATSTTWTYERPEPTPTYLMSVQIGQYDEVRISDGQRAAMPARLRKVFGKDFGRQRQIMSALEGLFGPYPFGEYVIVVTDDDLDDPIEAQGMSIFGANHLDGRRTHERLAVHELAHQWFGNSLTVADWRQIWLNEGFATYAEWIWSETSGGRPADAHAREWHDFLAAGPNDVVVADPGVDRLFDPQVYKRGGLTLHALRKRLGDERFFSLVKEWSTTRRHSPVTTEEFVAVAEACAGESLHELFEAWLWQTSLPPLP encoded by the coding sequence GTGAGGTCCAAGGCTTCGCGGTCCACGCCGGCTCCCGGCGCGGACCGGTCCACCGACCCGTATCTGCCTGAGCACGGCAACGGCGGCTATCGGGTCGAGCGCTATGACCTGGATCTCGACTATCGCGTCGGACCCAATCGGCTGTCCGGAGTGGCGCGGCTCTCGGTCGTGGCCACGCAGGCGCTGTCGCGTCTCAGCCTTGACCTGTCCGGATTTCGCGTCGACCGCGTGCTGGTCGACGGCAAGGCGGCCAAGTTTTCGCGTAGTGGTGGCAAACTTCACGTCAAGCCGGCGAAGGCGGTCCAGGCTGACGCGAGTTTTCGCGTGGAGGTCCGCTATTCCGGCAATCCGCGGCCGGTGCCTGGCCGGTGGGGTGACATCGGCTGGGACGAGCTGACCAACGGCGTGTTGGTGGCGAGCCAGCCGATCGGCGCGCCGTCGTGGTTTCCGTGCAACGACCACCCGAGCGACCGTGCCAGCTATCGCGTGGCGATCTCCGTGGACTCGCCATATGTGGTGCTGGTGACCGGAAACCTGGTCTCCAGGCGGCAGCGCGCGACCAGCACCACGTGGACGTACGAACGCCCCGAGCCGACGCCGACGTATCTCATGAGTGTCCAAATTGGACAGTACGACGAGGTGCGCATTTCCGACGGCCAGCGCGCGGCCATGCCGGCGCGGCTGCGCAAGGTCTTCGGCAAGGATTTCGGCCGGCAGCGGCAGATCATGAGCGCGCTGGAAGGCCTTTTCGGGCCGTATCCGTTTGGCGAGTACGTCATCGTGGTGACCGACGACGACCTGGACGATCCGATCGAGGCGCAGGGCATGTCGATCTTCGGCGCCAACCACCTGGACGGCCGGCGTACGCACGAGCGGCTGGCTGTGCACGAGCTGGCACACCAATGGTTTGGCAACAGCCTGACCGTCGCCGACTGGCGGCAGATCTGGCTCAACGAGGGCTTCGCCACCTACGCGGAGTGGATCTGGTCGGAGACGTCCGGCGGCCGGCCCGCCGACGCGCACGCGCGCGAATGGCACGATTTCCTCGCCGCCGGACCGAATGACGTCGTCGTGGCCGACCCAGGAGTGGACCGGCTGTTTGACCCGCAGGTCTACAAGCGCGGCGGACTGACCTTGCACGCGCTGCGAAAGCGACTCGGCGACGAGCGGTTTTTCTCGCTGGTGAAGGAATGGAGCACCACTCGCCGGCACAGTCCGGTGACGACCGAGGAGTTCGTGGCGGTTGCCGAGGCCTGCGCCGGTGAGTCGTTGCACGAGCTTTTCGAGGCCTGGCTTTGGCAGACCTCACTGCCTCCGCTGCCATAG
- a CDS encoding Pls/PosA family non-ribosomal peptide synthetase translates to MYASIDAAPPRTLLDIFRATVARHPGAEAIDDGTTVLTYRQLADEVETMRGKLAAAGIGAGERVGVRISSGRAELYVAILAVIAAGAAYVPVDADDPDERAEVVFTEAGVCAVVGDDGRIDMVGAPLGQQLPPTVRDDAWIIFTSGSTGKPKGVAVSHRAAAAFVDAEARLFLPDEPIGPGDRVLAGLSVAFDASCEEMWLAWRHGACLVPAPRSLVRTGVDLGPWLVAQGITIVSTVPTLAALWPADALDEVRLLIFGGEACPPELAERVAVEGREVWNTYGPTEATVVACAAQLTGDGPVRIGLPLDGWQLAVVGADGEPVTMGESGELVIGGAGLARYLDEAKDAEKFAPLHSLGWQRAYRSGDIVRAEPEGLLFVGRADEQVKLGGRRIELGEVDAALQALPHVAGAACAVQKTPAGNHILVGYVVPRGEFDTDAAAETLREQLPAALVPLIAVVDDLPTRTSGKVDRAALPWPLSTVDTSAIDLSPTERWLAECWADILGVQVKNASADFFSHGGGSLTAAQLVARIREKHPGVAIVDIYQNPKLGALAAVLDAIDCAQTTRREVRPTPRLTGVLQSLLMIPLMTVVGLRWVTVAAAIGNVLAFLGAAWSPTTSWWWIAAGWLALFTPPGRIALTAGVSRLLLRRVRPGTYARGGSVHMRLWFAERLADLSGVTNVSGASWMTHYAKALGAKVGKDVDLHSPPPVTGLLKLGRGAAIEPDVDLSGYWVDGDRLHVGKIRVGAGARVGGRTTLLPGARIGKGAEIAAGSTVSGAVPAGQRWSGSPAVRTGGDGLKWPAGASERKRLWAAIFGLTSILLGLVPAFAALPALALLGWSVSGQATVSGAVVRALAVSPAAAVAYFLTYALIVLAGVRALSLGMTAGYHPVHGRKAWQVWATERLMDLARVGLFPIYASLFTPVWLRLLGAKVGRGVEASTVLAVPKMTKVSDGAFLADDTMVATYELGHGWLHVAPARIGKQAFLGNSGITAAGHAVPKKGLVGVLSSTPRKAKKGSSWLGMPPIPLRRAVEQTDAGRTFRPARRLRIARAAVEICRILPVMASAFLAVLTLSTLLVLGGWLAAVLSGVVLVAVGVLGCLITTAVKWLLVGRFRAIERPLWSAFVWRNELADTFVEVVAVPWLVGAVAGTPLLPAWLRTMGATIGRGAWLETYWLPESDLVRLGDGTTINRGCVVQTHLFHDRIMRMDEVALDDGATLGPHGIVLPGARIGARTTVGPGSLVTRGDAVPADSAWLGNPIAAWAQRG, encoded by the coding sequence ATTTACGCCTCGATCGATGCAGCGCCGCCGCGGACGCTGCTGGACATTTTCCGCGCGACGGTCGCGCGCCACCCCGGCGCCGAGGCGATCGACGACGGCACCACCGTGCTCACCTACCGGCAGCTCGCCGACGAGGTCGAGACGATGCGCGGCAAGCTCGCGGCCGCCGGCATCGGCGCCGGCGAGCGGGTCGGCGTACGGATTTCGTCCGGCCGCGCCGAACTCTACGTAGCGATCCTCGCGGTGATCGCCGCCGGCGCCGCGTACGTCCCAGTGGACGCCGACGACCCGGACGAGCGCGCCGAGGTGGTGTTCACCGAGGCAGGCGTGTGTGCGGTGGTCGGCGACGACGGTCGGATCGACATGGTCGGCGCACCGCTCGGTCAGCAGCTGCCGCCTACCGTACGTGACGACGCCTGGATCATCTTCACCTCCGGCTCGACCGGCAAGCCGAAAGGCGTGGCGGTCAGCCACCGCGCCGCCGCCGCGTTCGTGGACGCCGAGGCCCGGCTGTTCCTGCCGGACGAGCCGATCGGACCCGGCGACCGCGTGCTGGCCGGCCTGTCGGTCGCCTTCGACGCGTCGTGCGAGGAGATGTGGCTGGCTTGGCGTCACGGAGCGTGTCTGGTGCCGGCGCCGCGGTCGCTGGTACGCACCGGTGTCGACCTCGGTCCGTGGCTGGTCGCGCAGGGCATCACGATCGTCTCCACGGTGCCGACGCTGGCCGCGCTGTGGCCGGCGGACGCGCTGGACGAGGTCCGGCTGTTGATCTTCGGCGGCGAGGCGTGCCCGCCTGAGCTGGCCGAACGCGTGGCGGTCGAAGGCCGAGAGGTGTGGAACACATACGGTCCGACCGAGGCCACTGTGGTCGCGTGCGCGGCCCAGCTGACCGGCGACGGACCGGTCCGGATCGGCCTGCCGTTGGACGGCTGGCAGCTCGCGGTGGTCGGCGCCGACGGCGAGCCGGTCACGATGGGTGAGAGCGGCGAACTGGTGATCGGCGGCGCCGGCCTCGCTCGCTATCTGGACGAGGCGAAGGACGCGGAGAAGTTCGCGCCGCTGCACTCGCTCGGTTGGCAGCGCGCCTATCGCAGCGGCGACATCGTACGCGCCGAGCCGGAGGGCCTGCTTTTCGTTGGCCGCGCTGACGAACAGGTCAAGCTCGGCGGCCGGCGCATCGAGCTCGGCGAGGTCGACGCGGCGCTGCAGGCGTTGCCACACGTGGCCGGCGCCGCTTGCGCGGTGCAGAAAACGCCTGCCGGCAACCACATCCTGGTCGGATACGTCGTGCCGCGCGGTGAATTTGACACAGATGCGGCCGCGGAGACGCTGCGCGAGCAACTGCCGGCGGCGCTGGTGCCGTTGATCGCGGTCGTCGACGATCTGCCGACTCGTACGTCCGGCAAGGTCGACCGCGCCGCGCTGCCCTGGCCACTGTCCACAGTGGACACTTCGGCGATCGACCTGTCGCCGACCGAGCGGTGGCTGGCCGAGTGCTGGGCCGACATCCTTGGCGTACAGGTGAAAAACGCCAGCGCCGACTTCTTCTCACACGGCGGCGGCAGCCTGACGGCGGCGCAGTTGGTCGCCCGGATACGCGAGAAGCACCCCGGCGTCGCGATCGTCGACATCTACCAGAACCCGAAGCTCGGCGCGCTCGCCGCCGTGCTGGACGCGATCGACTGCGCTCAGACGACTCGCCGCGAGGTCCGGCCGACGCCGCGCCTCACCGGAGTTTTGCAGTCGCTGCTGATGATCCCGTTGATGACGGTGGTCGGTCTGCGATGGGTCACGGTCGCCGCCGCGATCGGCAACGTGCTGGCTTTCCTTGGTGCCGCCTGGTCTCCGACGACCTCGTGGTGGTGGATAGCGGCCGGCTGGCTGGCACTTTTCACGCCACCGGGCCGCATCGCGCTGACCGCCGGTGTGTCGCGTCTGTTGCTGCGGCGCGTACGTCCCGGCACGTACGCGCGCGGCGGCTCCGTCCACATGCGACTGTGGTTCGCCGAGCGGCTCGCGGACCTCAGCGGTGTCACCAATGTTTCCGGTGCGTCCTGGATGACGCATTACGCCAAGGCGCTCGGCGCCAAGGTCGGCAAGGATGTCGACCTGCATTCGCCGCCGCCGGTGACCGGCCTGCTCAAGCTCGGCCGTGGCGCCGCGATTGAGCCGGACGTCGATCTGTCCGGCTACTGGGTCGACGGAGATCGGCTGCACGTCGGCAAAATCCGCGTCGGCGCTGGTGCACGCGTAGGTGGTCGTACGACCCTGCTGCCAGGTGCGCGCATCGGCAAGGGCGCCGAGATCGCCGCCGGTTCAACGGTTTCCGGCGCGGTGCCGGCCGGCCAGCGGTGGTCCGGTTCGCCGGCCGTACGCACCGGTGGCGACGGCCTGAAATGGCCGGCCGGCGCCTCCGAGCGCAAGCGGCTGTGGGCCGCGATCTTCGGCCTGACCTCGATCCTGCTCGGCCTGGTGCCGGCTTTCGCGGCACTGCCGGCATTGGCGCTGCTCGGCTGGTCGGTTTCCGGTCAGGCAACGGTTTCCGGCGCGGTCGTGCGCGCGCTCGCCGTCTCGCCGGCCGCCGCGGTGGCGTATTTCCTCACGTACGCGCTGATAGTGCTGGCCGGCGTACGGGCGCTGAGCCTCGGCATGACCGCCGGCTATCACCCCGTCCACGGCCGCAAGGCCTGGCAGGTGTGGGCCACCGAGCGGCTGATGGACCTGGCGCGAGTCGGCCTTTTCCCGATCTACGCGAGCCTTTTCACGCCGGTGTGGCTGCGGCTGCTCGGCGCGAAGGTCGGTCGCGGGGTGGAGGCGTCGACCGTGTTGGCGGTGCCGAAGATGACCAAGGTGTCCGATGGCGCTTTCCTCGCCGACGACACGATGGTCGCCACGTACGAGCTCGGCCACGGCTGGCTGCACGTCGCGCCGGCGCGGATCGGCAAGCAGGCTTTCCTTGGTAACTCAGGCATCACCGCCGCCGGCCACGCGGTGCCGAAGAAGGGCCTGGTCGGCGTGCTCTCGTCGACGCCGCGCAAGGCCAAGAAAGGCTCGTCCTGGCTCGGCATGCCGCCGATTCCGTTGCGCCGCGCGGTCGAGCAGACCGACGCCGGGCGTACGTTCCGGCCGGCGCGGCGGCTGAGGATCGCGCGTGCGGCCGTGGAAATCTGCCGCATCCTGCCGGTGATGGCCTCGGCTTTTCTCGCCGTGCTCACCTTGTCGACACTTCTGGTGCTCGGCGGTTGGTTGGCCGCCGTGCTCAGCGGCGTCGTACTCGTCGCCGTCGGTGTGCTCGGATGCCTGATCACCACGGCGGTGAAATGGCTGCTGGTCGGCCGTTTCCGGGCGATCGAGCGTCCACTGTGGAGCGCGTTCGTCTGGCGCAACGAGCTGGCCGACACGTTCGTCGAGGTGGTCGCGGTGCCGTGGCTGGTCGGCGCGGTCGCCGGCACGCCGCTGCTGCCGGCCTGGCTGCGCACGATGGGTGCCACAATCGGCCGTGGCGCCTGGCTGGAGACGTATTGGCTGCCAGAGTCGGATCTGGTCCGGCTCGGCGACGGCACCACGATCAACCGCGGATGTGTGGTGCAGACGCATCTGTTCCATGATCGGATCATGCGGATGGACGAGGTGGCACTCGACGACGGCGCGACGCTGGGCCCGCACGGCATCGTGCTGCCCGGCGCGCGGATCGGTGCGCGTACGACGGTCGGCCCCGGCTCGCTGGTGACCCGCGGCGACGCGGTGCCGGCCGACTCGGCGTGGCTCGGCAACCCGATCGCGGCCTGGGCGCAACGCGGGTGA
- a CDS encoding SDR family NAD(P)-dependent oxidoreductase — MRAFDLSGHVTVVTGGNSGIGLAMAGGLAEAGANVCIWGTNTERNAAAAEQLRAHGHGVLALSCDVGEEDQVEAAMAQTVEHFGRLDSCFANAGVTGGGTRFVETDLAAFRRVTRVNLDGAFLTFRAAARQLVAQGEGGSLVATASLAAVQGPPRGQAYAASKGGLISMVKAIAMELAKHRIRANAILPGWISTPLADPALNSEPFHRRVLPRVPAGRWGEPADFAGLAVYLASPASAYHTADTITVDGGYVAF, encoded by the coding sequence ATGAGAGCTTTTGACCTGAGTGGACATGTCACGGTCGTCACAGGCGGCAATTCCGGAATTGGCCTGGCAATGGCCGGCGGACTCGCCGAAGCCGGCGCCAATGTCTGCATTTGGGGGACAAACACCGAGCGCAATGCCGCGGCCGCCGAGCAGTTGCGCGCACACGGGCACGGCGTGCTCGCGCTTTCCTGCGATGTGGGCGAAGAAGACCAGGTCGAGGCCGCGATGGCGCAAACCGTCGAGCATTTCGGCCGCCTCGACTCGTGTTTCGCCAACGCCGGCGTGACCGGTGGCGGCACGCGTTTCGTGGAAACGGATCTGGCCGCGTTCCGCCGGGTGACGCGCGTCAACCTGGACGGCGCTTTCCTGACTTTTCGCGCGGCCGCTCGACAACTCGTCGCACAGGGCGAAGGCGGCAGCCTGGTGGCGACCGCGAGCCTCGCCGCGGTGCAGGGGCCGCCGCGCGGTCAGGCGTACGCGGCCAGCAAAGGCGGCCTGATCTCGATGGTCAAGGCGATCGCGATGGAACTGGCCAAACACCGTATTCGCGCCAACGCGATCCTGCCTGGCTGGATCAGCACGCCACTGGCCGATCCGGCCCTGAACTCCGAGCCGTTCCACCGCCGCGTGCTGCCGCGCGTGCCGGCCGGACGATGGGGCGAGCCGGCCGACTTCGCCGGCTTGGCGGTCTATCTGGCCAGTCCGGCCAGCGCGTACCACACCGCCGACACGATCACCGTCGACGGCGGATACGTGGCCTTCTGA
- the pyrF gene encoding orotidine-5'-phosphate decarboxylase produces the protein MDSGRVFVALDFDSNAEAEAIVDRLGDNARAYKIGLQLLTSAGPDLAARLAVQGKDVFLDLKLFEIPASVAAAVRAAGRVGASMVTVHAMAGPRIMAAAVEAATDFPRLKVIALTVVTSVTDDELARVGVAAKVDDQVVRLATLARAAGCDGVVASPREAAKIRAQLGHEPLIVTPGVRLASDGNADHARTAGPAEAFRAGATHIVLGRSITRAADPAAALASAFRVCFEVPRG, from the coding sequence ATGGACAGCGGACGCGTCTTCGTCGCTCTCGACTTTGACAGCAATGCCGAAGCGGAGGCGATCGTCGATCGGCTCGGCGACAATGCGCGTGCTTACAAGATCGGACTGCAGCTTCTGACCTCCGCTGGTCCGGACCTGGCCGCGCGCCTTGCGGTGCAAGGAAAAGACGTCTTCCTCGACCTGAAGCTGTTCGAGATCCCGGCGTCGGTGGCGGCGGCCGTACGAGCCGCCGGCCGCGTCGGCGCGTCGATGGTAACCGTGCACGCGATGGCGGGTCCGCGGATCATGGCGGCCGCGGTCGAGGCGGCGACGGACTTTCCACGCCTCAAAGTGATCGCGTTGACCGTCGTCACGAGTGTGACCGATGACGAGCTCGCGCGGGTCGGTGTCGCGGCGAAGGTGGACGATCAGGTCGTACGACTGGCGACGCTCGCACGCGCCGCCGGATGTGACGGCGTTGTCGCTTCCCCGAGAGAGGCCGCGAAAATCCGTGCCCAGCTCGGTCACGAGCCGTTGATCGTCACGCCAGGTGTGCGCCTTGCCAGTGACGGCAACGCCGATCACGCGCGCACGGCCGGACCGGCGGAGGCTTTTCGAGCAGGTGCCACACACATCGTCCTGGGTCGCTCGATCACCAGGGCCGCCGATCCGGCCGCCGCGCTCGCATCCGCTTTTAGGGTCTGTTTCGAAGTCCCACGTGGATGA
- a CDS encoding ADP-ribosylglycohydrolase family protein, which translates to MEYTFVQESAAATTQTPISLARNEIEQAAESGREVADLREELTRVDADHDAALIALYEAALARPEPPDWPHFEGSRLADILAELAPAGPSQRPDRLDDRVRGAWAGRVVGNMMGKPFEGGARRLGVKEYLLSYDAYPLTGYVPYADGGATSVFGSWGFDGVTEGRIDGSIRDDDVDYTVLGLHILENYGDGYTSRDVATEWLYRFPVYQVYTAERATYQNLVREIPFERVGEFRNPYREWIGALIRADIFGYVAPGNPRRAAMLAYADAALSHRANGIYGEMWAAALVASAFTATSAKASVVESLQHIPPTSRLATEITAVLADFERGASWEEAMEALERRYPTMSWVHTINNAGALAAALLWGDGDFGATTGLAVQAALDTDSIGATAGSWAGAFLGYDAIPAALVEPLRGRISSAVFGFGESGIDDLAARTLRLAGRRR; encoded by the coding sequence ATGGAATACACCTTCGTGCAGGAGTCCGCGGCCGCGACCACCCAGACGCCGATCTCGTTGGCGCGCAACGAGATCGAGCAGGCGGCCGAAAGTGGCCGCGAGGTCGCGGACCTGCGCGAGGAGCTGACTCGGGTCGACGCCGACCACGATGCCGCGCTGATCGCCTTGTACGAGGCGGCGCTCGCGCGGCCAGAACCGCCCGACTGGCCGCATTTCGAAGGATCGCGGCTGGCGGACATCCTCGCCGAGCTTGCGCCGGCCGGTCCCAGCCAGCGGCCCGACCGGCTCGACGATCGCGTACGCGGCGCCTGGGCCGGCCGGGTCGTCGGCAACATGATGGGAAAACCGTTCGAGGGCGGGGCCAGACGCCTTGGCGTGAAGGAATATCTGCTGTCCTACGACGCGTATCCGTTGACCGGCTATGTGCCGTATGCGGACGGCGGCGCCACGAGTGTCTTCGGATCGTGGGGTTTCGACGGCGTCACCGAAGGCCGGATCGACGGATCGATACGCGATGACGACGTCGACTACACCGTCCTTGGCCTGCACATCCTGGAAAACTACGGTGACGGCTACACCAGCCGTGACGTGGCGACCGAGTGGCTCTACCGTTTCCCGGTCTACCAGGTCTACACGGCCGAGCGCGCGACCTACCAGAATCTGGTACGCGAGATCCCTTTCGAACGGGTCGGTGAGTTTCGCAATCCTTATCGCGAATGGATCGGTGCGCTGATCCGCGCCGACATTTTCGGTTATGTGGCACCGGGAAATCCCCGTCGAGCCGCGATGTTGGCGTACGCGGACGCGGCGCTGAGCCATCGCGCCAACGGCATCTACGGCGAGATGTGGGCCGCCGCGTTGGTCGCCTCTGCCTTCACCGCCACCAGCGCGAAAGCGTCCGTTGTCGAGTCGTTGCAACACATTCCGCCGACCTCGCGGCTCGCGACCGAGATCACCGCGGTGCTGGCCGACTTCGAGCGAGGCGCCAGCTGGGAAGAGGCGATGGAGGCGCTCGAGCGGCGCTATCCGACGATGAGCTGGGTCCACACGATCAACAACGCCGGTGCGCTGGCCGCCGCGCTGTTGTGGGGTGACGGCGATTTCGGTGCCACCACAGGACTTGCCGTGCAGGCCGCGCTGGACACCGACTCGATTGGCGCGACCGCCGGCTCATGGGCCGGCGCCTTTCTCGGCTACGACGCGATTCCGGCCGCGCTGGTCGAGCCGTTGCGTGGCCGGATCAGCAGCGCGGTCTTCGGTTTCGGAGAGTCCGGCATCGACGACCTGGCCGCGCGTACGCTCCGTCTCGCCGGTCGGCGAAGATAG
- a CDS encoding SGNH/GDSL hydrolase family protein: MARFARLAKALLAGGVALACIGLGSGPAHAAGPAYTALGDSYTSGVGTRSYTYDNSSCKRSNYAYPVLDSQRLELSLTFAACSGARVPDVLNNQLGSLSSGTRYVTVMVGGNDAGFSSVITQCAKPWPYTCWGDIDNAQNYIRNTLPGSLDGLYSKIRSLAPNAKVTVVGYPRIFNGQQCNAGARISPDEQSRLNETSDLLATTIGGRASAHGFGFVDVRSAFTGHAVCDNPEWINGLSNPVTESYHPNTSGQAAYANLVQGSLQG; this comes from the coding sequence ATGGCACGGTTCGCGCGGTTGGCAAAGGCATTGCTCGCAGGCGGCGTCGCGCTCGCCTGCATCGGACTCGGCAGTGGACCGGCACACGCCGCCGGACCGGCCTACACGGCGCTCGGCGACTCCTACACCTCCGGAGTTGGTACGCGCTCCTACACGTACGACAACTCGAGCTGCAAGCGCTCGAACTACGCCTATCCGGTGCTCGACTCGCAGCGTTTGGAGCTGTCGCTGACATTCGCGGCCTGCTCCGGCGCGCGGGTGCCGGACGTGCTGAACAACCAGCTGGGAAGCCTGTCGTCGGGTACGCGCTACGTGACCGTCATGGTCGGCGGCAACGACGCCGGTTTTTCCAGTGTCATCACGCAATGCGCCAAGCCGTGGCCGTACACCTGCTGGGGTGACATCGACAACGCCCAGAACTACATCCGCAACACGCTGCCGGGTTCGCTGGACGGCCTCTACAGCAAGATCCGTTCACTGGCGCCGAACGCGAAGGTGACCGTGGTCGGCTATCCGCGGATCTTCAACGGCCAGCAGTGCAACGCCGGCGCGCGGATCAGTCCGGACGAGCAGTCGCGGCTCAACGAGACCAGCGACCTGCTGGCCACGACGATCGGCGGCCGCGCGAGCGCACACGGTTTTGGTTTCGTGGACGTACGATCCGCCTTCACCGGCCACGCGGTCTGCGACAACCCGGAGTGGATCAACGGCCTGTCCAACCCGGTCACCGAGTCCTACCACCCCAACACCAGCGGCCAGGCCGCCTACGCCAACCTTGTCCAGGGGTCCCTGCAGGGGTGA
- a CDS encoding glycosyltransferase, whose amino-acid sequence MQVLLTTWGSRGDVEPLAGLAVALRELGVDAQVAAPPDDDFVALLARAGVPHVPLGPTVHSVVAGTRPPSADLAFELARELVAARFETLGAAARGCDALLATGLMPAGVRDVADKLGIRYICACFHLAGLPSRHFPPGRRPGRPSSPDETDLAVLWRDDAERVNELYGPAVNSHRAAIGLPPLENVRDYVFTDAPWLAADALLCPSEGMTELDVQQTGAWILPDTRPLPADLEAFLAAGAPPVFVGFGSMASHAPKDVARVAIEAIRAQGRRVLLGRGWAELAAIDDADDCFVVGEVNQQALFRRVAAVVHHGGAGTTTTSARAGAPQVIVPQIADQPYWAGRVATLGIGAAHEGRTPTFESLSVALKTALDPGMRVRAKAVAQSLTGNGATAAARRLVDELTS is encoded by the coding sequence GTGCAGGTGTTGTTGACGACGTGGGGATCGCGCGGGGACGTCGAACCGCTGGCCGGCCTGGCCGTGGCGTTGCGTGAGCTTGGCGTGGACGCGCAGGTGGCGGCGCCGCCGGACGACGACTTCGTGGCGCTGCTGGCGCGCGCCGGCGTGCCGCACGTACCACTCGGTCCGACCGTCCACTCGGTGGTCGCCGGCACCCGGCCGCCATCCGCCGACCTGGCCTTCGAGCTCGCTCGCGAGCTGGTCGCCGCGCGGTTCGAGACGCTCGGCGCGGCCGCGCGTGGATGTGACGCGCTGCTCGCGACCGGCCTGATGCCGGCCGGCGTACGCGATGTGGCCGACAAGCTCGGCATCCGCTACATCTGCGCGTGCTTCCACCTGGCCGGACTGCCGTCGCGGCATTTCCCACCTGGCCGGCGACCGGGCCGGCCGTCGTCGCCGGACGAGACCGACCTGGCGGTGCTGTGGCGCGACGACGCCGAGCGGGTGAACGAGTTGTACGGCCCCGCGGTCAACAGCCACCGAGCCGCGATTGGCTTGCCACCACTGGAAAACGTGCGCGACTACGTCTTCACCGACGCGCCGTGGCTGGCCGCGGACGCGCTGCTGTGCCCGTCCGAGGGCATGACGGAGCTGGACGTCCAACAGACCGGCGCGTGGATCCTGCCTGACACCCGTCCGCTGCCGGCTGACCTGGAGGCGTTTCTGGCGGCTGGTGCGCCGCCGGTTTTCGTCGGCTTCGGCAGCATGGCCTCGCACGCTCCGAAAGACGTCGCGCGAGTCGCCATCGAAGCGATCCGCGCGCAGGGCCGGCGCGTACTCCTCGGCCGCGGCTGGGCGGAGCTTGCCGCCATCGACGACGCCGACGACTGCTTCGTGGTCGGCGAGGTCAACCAGCAGGCCCTCTTTCGCCGCGTCGCCGCCGTCGTACACCACGGGGGCGCCGGCACCACGACAACGTCCGCGCGCGCCGGCGCTCCCCAGGTGATCGTGCCGCAGATCGCCGACCAGCCGTACTGGGCCGGCCGGGTCGCCACGCTCGGCATCGGAGCGGCGCACGAGGGCCGTACGCCGACCTTCGAGTCGCTGTCCGTGGCACTCAAGACGGCCCTGGATCCCGGCATGCGCGTACGCGCGAAGGCCGTCGCGCAGTCGCTGACCGGCAACGGCGCCACCGCGGCCGCGCGACGACTGGTGGACGAACTCACCTCGTAA